The window CGGTGCTTCACTCGGCCCGCTCCTGCAAGCCCTACTCCATCGGACAGTACGACCTGAAGCAGAGCCTGATGGACATACCGGGCATCCCCTCCGTGGTGCTCGAGGCGGACATGACGGACCACCGGGTCTGGTCCGAGGCCCAGGCCCGCACTCGCCTGGAGGCCTTCTTCGAGGCGCTGGAGGGGCAGACCATCCGAAACTCGAGCGGCCCAGTGAACGCATGACCTCCTGGACGAGGGCGCGCAGGAGCCGGGGCCTTAGGTGGAAGCGGTTCTTCGTCAAGCCGGCCGGGGAGTGAAGCCATGGACCTCTACGCGGGCGTGGACGTGGGGAGCCTGACGGCCAAGGCGGTGATCCTGGGCGAGGACGGGTCGCGCTTGGGAGAGTCCCTGGTCCGGACCTCCCCGGACTTCGCCGAGTCGGCCCGGCGCGCCCTCGGGGAGGCCCTCAGCTCGGCGGGTTCGCCCGGCGCGGAACCTCGGGCGACGGTGGGCACGGGCTACGGACGCGCCAGCGTCCCGGGGGCCGCGCGCTCGGTGACGGAGATCACCTGCCACGCCCGAGGCGCCGCGGAACTCGTGGAGGGCGTGCGCCTCGTGGTGGACGTGGGAGGGCAGGACAGCAAGGCCATCCGGGTCGGGCCGGGCGGACGGGTGGAAGACTTCGCCATGAACGACAAGTGCGCCGCGGGGACGGGGCGCTTTCTCTCGGCCATGGCCGAGACCCTGCACACCGGCATCGAGGGCCTCGGGCCCGCGGGTCTCCGTTCCCGAAGGGACGTGGTCCTTTCGAGCACCTGCACCGTTTTCGCCGAAAGCGAGGTCATCTCCCTCCTGGCCGGCGGCGAGAAGGCCGACGACGTGGCCCACGCCGTGCACCTGGCCATGGCCCGCCGGCTCGCCGGCCTCGTGCGCCTGGTGGGCGCCCAGGAGCCGGCGGCCTTCACGGGCGGGGGGGCCCTCAACGGCGATCTGGTCCGCTGCCTCGAATCGG is drawn from Acidobacteriota bacterium and contains these coding sequences:
- a CDS encoding acyl-CoA dehydratase activase, which gives rise to MDLYAGVDVGSLTAKAVILGEDGSRLGESLVRTSPDFAESARRALGEALSSAGSPGAEPRATVGTGYGRASVPGAARSVTEITCHARGAAELVEGVRLVVDVGGQDSKAIRVGPGGRVEDFAMNDKCAAGTGRFLSAMAETLHTGIEGLGPAGLRSRRDVVLSSTCTVFAESEVISLLAGGEKADDVAHAVHLAMARRLAGLVRLVGAQEPAAFTGGGALNGDLVRCLESVLGLAFTVPEKPQLAGALGAALIARESGPR